Proteins encoded in a region of the Campylobacter geochelonis genome:
- a CDS encoding toprim domain-containing protein, with amino-acid sequence MTLSEIKKVNLCSIISHFGGEIDEKTINFASQKVKFNNEWLIVKINEKTGDWTYFDCRNPQNNGTIIDFIKKNIADLNIPQICRLISEIMGENYIELPIKSTFKIKNNLENEIRHDNTNPVVASKMSVKKCLATADIERLSGWRGLNLSTIAEFESEIKTEFIKPSPLSPVIKNFCFPHRKFSIENGNLQSEICGYEVRNTDFKGFQGEKGLWGKGVDVGKSVDCYIFESVFDAMSFHQIYGENGFYISLGGGFGVKQIDYLCLILERQQSQNLVCCFDSDEAGNKMSDTLKMALQERLPHLNFSRNVPKNAKDFNELLQKSSQNLSI; translated from the coding sequence ATGACATTAAGCGAAATTAAAAAAGTGAATTTATGCTCGATTATTTCCCATTTTGGGGGTGAAATCGATGAAAAAACTATAAATTTTGCAAGTCAAAAAGTAAAATTTAACAACGAATGGTTAATCGTAAAAATAAATGAAAAAACGGGAGATTGGACGTACTTTGATTGCCGTAACCCCCAAAACAACGGTACAATTATTGATTTTATCAAAAAAAATATTGCCGACTTAAACATCCCCCAAATTTGCCGTTTAATTTCAGAGATAATGGGAGAGAATTATATTGAACTCCCAATAAAATCGACATTCAAGATAAAAAATAATCTTGAAAACGAGATAAGACATGATAATACAAACCCTGTTGTCGCTTCAAAAATGTCGGTTAAAAAGTGCCTAGCTACAGCTGACATCGAACGTTTATCTGGTTGGCGGGGGCTAAATTTATCAACTATAGCCGAGTTTGAGAGCGAGATAAAAACAGAGTTTATAAAACCGTCACCCCTGTCGCCTGTTATCAAAAATTTTTGTTTTCCTCATCGAAAATTTTCAATTGAAAACGGAAATTTACAAAGCGAGATTTGCGGCTATGAGGTGCGAAACACCGATTTTAAGGGGTTTCAAGGCGAGAAAGGGCTGTGGGGAAAGGGGGTGGATGTGGGAAAAAGTGTCGATTGCTATATTTTCGAATCGGTGTTTGACGCAATGAGTTTTCATCAAATTTATGGTGAAAATGGCTTCTATATTTCGTTAGGCGGGGGTTTTGGCGTCAAACAAATCGATTATTTGTGTTTAATTTTGGAGCGTCAGCAAAGCCAAAATCTGGTTTGTTGCTTCGATTCGGATGAAGCGGGAAATAAGATGTCTGATACCCTTAAAATGGCACTTCAAGAGCGATTACCGCACCTAAATTTCAGTAGAAATGTGCCAAAAAATGCAAAAGATTTTAACGAGTTGCTACAAAAAAGTAGCCAAAATTTATCAATTTAA